From the genome of Halomonas sp. 1513, one region includes:
- a CDS encoding C4-dicarboxylate ABC transporter permease: MSNTPDNHSSAEASARAAEEKDAAELLAEGVDEEVIESNRRLFTGWQWALFGGLAIAYSLFHLITLNVIPMETWSYRVIHIAGALILGYGLYTGARFASDTRATAPMWQNVLAGLLLLPALYALLQTFLMWRAIEGGAQRIEPHIEAWHYGYPLILATAAAIVMSWFYRQVREKFALPDLVLMVSALAVAGYFLVIYNTPLRMSTGTSFAPMGISYAAIAGSLLILELTRRVAGNALVIISLVFLAYVWGGPHLPGFLSYPGLSVGRFFSQVYTDTGILGQTTAVSSTYIILFIIFAAFLQASKVGDYFVNFAFAAAGRARGGPAKVSIFASGLMGMINGTSAGNVVSTGSLTIPLMKKVGYPSRSAGAIEAAASSGGQIMPPIMGAGAFIMAEITGIPYREIAVAALIPAALYFLSVYCMVDFEAARKGMRGMRKDEIPQFRRLIKHVYLFTPIVILIAALFMGYSVIRAGTLATAAAAVVSWLSPHKMGIRSILKALQMAGTMSIQIIAVCACAGLIVGVISLTGVGARFSSLLLGLAGVSQLLALFFAMCISILLGMGMPTTAAYAVAASVVAPGLIGIGIQPLVAHFFVFYFAVMSAITPPVALAAYAASGISGANAMETSTTSFKIGLAAFIVPFMFFYSPAMLMEGTGMQILRVAVTASLGIILLSGAVQAWFFGPVKAWQRLVMMVGAIFMIYGGIYTDIAGLAVGAGLLIMQRKLHAGGNTPQTAT, encoded by the coding sequence ATGAGCAACACACCCGACAACCACTCTTCCGCCGAGGCCTCGGCCCGTGCCGCGGAGGAAAAGGACGCCGCCGAGCTGCTTGCCGAAGGCGTCGACGAAGAGGTCATCGAGTCCAATCGCCGCCTGTTTACCGGCTGGCAGTGGGCACTGTTCGGCGGTCTGGCGATTGCCTACTCGCTGTTCCACCTGATCACCCTCAACGTGATCCCGATGGAGACCTGGTCGTACCGCGTGATTCACATCGCCGGCGCGCTGATCCTCGGCTACGGCCTCTATACCGGCGCGCGCTTTGCCAGCGACACGCGCGCCACGGCACCCATGTGGCAAAATGTGCTGGCCGGGCTGCTGCTGCTGCCGGCGCTCTACGCGCTGCTGCAGACCTTCCTGATGTGGCGCGCCATCGAAGGCGGTGCCCAGCGCATCGAGCCGCATATCGAGGCCTGGCACTACGGCTATCCGCTGATCCTGGCCACCGCCGCGGCCATCGTGATGTCGTGGTTCTATCGTCAGGTGCGTGAGAAGTTCGCGCTGCCCGACCTGGTGCTGATGGTCTCGGCACTCGCCGTGGCCGGCTACTTCCTGGTCATCTACAACACCCCGCTGCGCATGTCGACCGGCACCTCCTTCGCGCCGATGGGGATCTCCTACGCGGCCATCGCCGGCTCGCTGCTGATTCTCGAGCTGACCCGCCGGGTCGCCGGCAATGCGCTGGTGATCATCTCGCTGGTGTTCCTGGCCTACGTATGGGGTGGCCCGCACCTGCCCGGCTTCCTTAGCTACCCGGGCCTCTCGGTGGGGCGCTTCTTCAGCCAGGTGTATACCGACACCGGGATTCTGGGTCAGACCACCGCGGTGTCGTCGACCTATATCATTCTGTTCATCATCTTCGCCGCCTTCCTGCAGGCCTCCAAGGTCGGTGACTACTTCGTCAACTTCGCCTTCGCCGCCGCCGGCCGCGCCCGCGGTGGCCCGGCCAAGGTCTCGATCTTCGCCTCCGGCCTGATGGGCATGATCAACGGCACCAGCGCCGGCAACGTGGTCTCCACCGGCTCGCTGACCATCCCGCTGATGAAGAAGGTCGGCTATCCGTCGCGCAGCGCCGGGGCGATCGAGGCCGCGGCCTCCAGCGGCGGCCAGATCATGCCGCCGATCATGGGCGCCGGCGCCTTCATCATGGCCGAGATCACCGGCATCCCCTACCGCGAGATCGCCGTGGCGGCGCTGATCCCTGCCGCCCTGTACTTCCTCTCGGTGTACTGCATGGTCGACTTCGAGGCGGCCCGCAAAGGCATGCGCGGCATGCGCAAGGACGAGATCCCGCAGTTCCGCCGTCTGATCAAGCATGTCTATCTGTTTACGCCGATCGTGATCCTGATCGCCGCGCTGTTCATGGGCTACTCGGTGATCCGCGCCGGTACCCTGGCCACTGCCGCCGCCGCGGTGGTGAGCTGGCTGTCGCCGCACAAGATGGGCATTCGCTCGATCCTCAAGGCGCTGCAGATGGCCGGCACCATGTCGATCCAGATCATTGCCGTATGTGCCTGCGCCGGCCTGATCGTCGGGGTGATCTCGCTGACCGGGGTCGGCGCGCGCTTCTCGTCGCTGCTGCTCGGCCTGGCCGGGGTCAGCCAGCTGCTGGCGCTGTTCTTCGCCATGTGCATCTCGATCCTGCTGGGCATGGGCATGCCGACCACGGCGGCCTATGCGGTGGCCGCCTCGGTGGTCGCACCGGGCCTGATCGGGATCGGCATCCAGCCGCTGGTGGCGCACTTCTTCGTGTTCTACTTCGCGGTGATGTCGGCGATCACCCCGCCGGTGGCGCTGGCGGCTTACGCCGCCTCGGGTATCTCGGGGGCCAACGCCATGGAGACCTCGACCACCTCGTTCAAGATCGGGCTGGCGGCCTTCATCGTGCCGTTCATGTTCTTCTACAGCCCGGCCATGCTGATGGAAGGCACCGGCATGCAGATCCTGCGCGTGGCGGTTACCGCCTCACTGGGGATTATCCTGCTCTCGGGCGCTGTCCAGGCCTGGTTCTTCGGCCCGGTCAAGGCGTGGCAGCGGCTGGTGATGATGGTCGGGGCGATCTTCATGATCTATGGCGGCATCTACACCGATATCGCCGGCCTGGCGGTCGGTGCCGGCCTGCTGATCATGCAGCGCAAGCTGCATGCGGGGGGCAACACGCCGCAAACCGCGACCTGA
- a CDS encoding methylenetetrahydrofolate reductase [NAD(P)H] translates to MSVQEHPLGISFEFFPPNTEAGREKLVGVRDALAERGPRFFSVTYGAGGSTQARTTRTVKMIGESGINTAPHLSCIGSDKGELRELLTQYREDGINSLVALRGDLPSGMGGIGELRYANELVEFIRAETGDHFEIAVAAYPECHPQAPSFEHDLQNFARKVQAGANLAITQYFFSAEAYFHFADRARALGVEAPIVPGIMPITNYTKLARFSDACGADIPRWIRKQLEAYGDDSESIQAFGEEVISRLCQRLLDGGAPGLHFYTLNQANASLRVLDNLA, encoded by the coding sequence ATGAGTGTACAAGAGCATCCGCTGGGCATCAGCTTCGAGTTCTTTCCGCCCAATACCGAGGCCGGGCGCGAGAAGCTGGTCGGGGTGCGCGATGCCCTCGCCGAGCGCGGGCCGCGCTTTTTCTCGGTAACCTATGGCGCCGGCGGCTCGACCCAGGCGCGTACCACACGCACGGTCAAGATGATCGGCGAGAGCGGCATCAATACGGCCCCGCACCTGTCGTGCATCGGCAGCGACAAGGGTGAGCTGCGCGAGCTGCTGACGCAGTATCGCGAGGACGGCATCAACAGCCTGGTGGCGCTGCGCGGCGACCTGCCCTCGGGCATGGGCGGCATCGGCGAGCTGCGCTATGCCAACGAGCTGGTCGAGTTCATTCGCGCCGAGACCGGCGACCACTTCGAGATCGCCGTGGCCGCCTATCCGGAGTGCCATCCCCAGGCGCCGAGCTTCGAGCACGACCTGCAGAACTTCGCGCGCAAGGTGCAGGCCGGCGCCAACCTGGCGATCACCCAGTACTTCTTCAGCGCCGAGGCCTACTTCCACTTTGCCGATCGTGCCCGTGCGCTGGGCGTCGAGGCGCCGATCGTGCCCGGCATCATGCCGATCACCAACTACACCAAGCTGGCGCGCTTCTCCGACGCCTGCGGCGCCGATATCCCACGCTGGATCCGCAAGCAGCTCGAAGCCTATGGCGACGACAGCGAAAGCATCCAGGCCTTCGGCGAAGAGGTGATTTCTCGCCTCTGCCAGCGGCTGCTCGACGGCGGCGCGCCGGGCCTGCACTTCTACACCCTCAATCAGGCCAACGCCTCACTGCGAGTGCTCGACAACCTCGCCTGA
- a CDS encoding transporter, with amino-acid sequence MAPLWMLLAYVGLGVVCARWLALEARPIATLLIYLIAPLTVFRGLTLGGPTLGYLMLTLGTFVAASLVAMLANRLARRWFGPQEAAVLAFSAGTGNTGYFGLPVAMVLLPDEGVTIYLFCMLGVTLYEFTVGFYLSARGRFSVRHSLVKIARLPLIYAFAAALLASGLGLSVPAGVMDGLAVFPATYTLLGMMVIGMTLGRVTVREVDGRFIAACVALRYAVWPLLAGLTVLLLQATVGIDEQLALALLLVGVVPMAANVVVVAMELDIRPEKGAIAVLITTLMAPLMIPFYLWLLMGVAGL; translated from the coding sequence ATGGCCCCGCTGTGGATGCTGCTGGCCTACGTTGGCCTGGGGGTGGTGTGTGCCCGCTGGCTGGCGCTGGAAGCACGCCCCATCGCCACCCTGCTGATCTACCTGATCGCCCCGCTCACGGTGTTCCGCGGGCTGACCCTGGGCGGGCCGACCCTGGGCTACCTGATGCTGACGCTGGGCACCTTCGTCGCCGCCAGCCTGGTGGCGATGCTCGCCAACCGACTAGCGCGGCGCTGGTTTGGCCCCCAGGAAGCAGCGGTGCTGGCGTTCTCCGCAGGCACCGGCAATACCGGCTACTTCGGCCTGCCGGTGGCGATGGTGCTGCTGCCCGACGAAGGGGTCACGATCTATCTGTTCTGCATGCTCGGCGTGACCCTCTACGAGTTCACGGTGGGCTTCTACCTCAGCGCCCGCGGTCGCTTCTCGGTGCGCCATAGCCTGGTCAAGATCGCCCGCCTGCCGCTGATCTACGCCTTCGCCGCGGCGCTGCTGGCGAGTGGCCTGGGGCTGTCGGTACCTGCCGGCGTCATGGACGGCCTGGCGGTATTCCCCGCCACCTATACCCTGCTCGGCATGATGGTGATCGGCATGACCCTGGGCCGGGTCACCGTGCGCGAAGTCGACGGGCGTTTCATCGCCGCCTGCGTGGCGCTGCGCTACGCCGTGTGGCCGCTGCTGGCGGGCCTCACGGTACTCTTGCTGCAGGCCACTGTGGGTATCGATGAGCAACTGGCCCTGGCGCTGCTGCTGGTCGGCGTGGTGCCGATGGCCGCCAACGTGGTGGTGGTGGCCATGGAACTCGACATTCGCCCCGAGAAAGGCGCCATCGCGGTGTTGATCACCACCCTGATGGCGCCGCTGATGATCCCCTTCTACCTGTGGCTGCTGATGGGGGTGGCCGGCCTGTGA
- a CDS encoding adenosylhomocysteinase: MSQLASAAVPTHDYKVADITLADWGRREIRIAETEMPALMKIRDKYRDQQPLAGARIAGCIHMTIQTAVLIETLIDLGASVRWSSCNIFSTQDHAAAAIAAAGIPVFAWKGETEEEFWWCIEQTVAGPDGWTPNLVLDDGGDLTQLLHEQHPALLDAIHGISEETTTGVHRLHEMLRDGTLKVPAINVNDAVTKSKNDNKYGCRHSLSDAIKRGLDHLLAGKQALVIGYGDVGKGSAASLRQEGMIVKVTEIDPICAMQACMDGFEVVSPYVGGINEGVASVDHELLGKIDLVVTATGNVDACDAPMLKALKKGAVVCNIGHFDSEIDTAFMRRQWHWEEIKPQVHKVYRDSDPGEFDPESRDYLLLLAEGRLVNLGNATGHPSRIMDGSFANQVLAQIHLFEGRFAELDAAAKREALTLSVLPRHLDEEVARYMVEGFGGVVTQMTPAQADYLGLPAEGPFKPDSYRY; encoded by the coding sequence ATGAGCCAACTGGCTTCCGCGGCAGTTCCCACCCACGACTACAAGGTCGCCGATATCACCCTGGCCGATTGGGGCCGGCGCGAGATCCGCATCGCCGAGACCGAGATGCCGGCGCTGATGAAGATCCGCGACAAGTACCGCGACCAGCAGCCGCTGGCCGGCGCGCGCATCGCCGGCTGCATCCACATGACCATTCAGACCGCGGTGCTGATCGAGACGCTGATCGACCTGGGCGCCAGCGTGCGCTGGTCGTCGTGCAACATCTTCTCGACCCAGGACCACGCCGCCGCGGCGATCGCCGCGGCGGGGATTCCGGTGTTCGCCTGGAAGGGCGAGACCGAGGAGGAGTTCTGGTGGTGCATCGAGCAGACCGTCGCCGGCCCCGACGGCTGGACGCCCAACCTGGTGCTCGATGACGGCGGCGACCTCACCCAGTTGCTGCATGAGCAGCATCCCGCGCTGCTCGATGCCATCCACGGCATCAGCGAGGAGACCACCACCGGCGTGCACCGCCTGCATGAGATGCTGCGCGACGGCACCCTCAAGGTGCCGGCGATCAACGTCAACGACGCCGTGACCAAGTCCAAGAACGACAACAAGTACGGCTGCCGCCACTCGCTGAGCGACGCCATCAAGCGTGGCCTCGACCATCTGCTGGCCGGCAAGCAGGCGCTGGTGATCGGCTACGGCGACGTTGGCAAGGGCTCGGCGGCCTCGCTGCGCCAGGAGGGCATGATCGTCAAGGTCACCGAGATCGACCCGATCTGCGCCATGCAGGCCTGCATGGACGGCTTCGAGGTGGTGTCGCCCTATGTGGGCGGGATCAATGAGGGAGTCGCCAGCGTCGACCATGAACTGCTCGGCAAGATCGACCTGGTGGTCACCGCCACCGGTAACGTAGACGCCTGCGACGCGCCGATGCTCAAGGCGCTCAAGAAGGGTGCGGTGGTGTGCAACATCGGCCACTTCGACAGCGAGATCGATACCGCCTTCATGCGCCGCCAGTGGCACTGGGAGGAGATCAAGCCGCAGGTGCACAAGGTCTATCGCGACAGCGATCCCGGCGAGTTCGACCCCGAGAGCCGCGACTACCTGCTGCTGCTCGCCGAGGGTCGGTTGGTCAACCTGGGCAACGCCACCGGCCATCCGTCGCGGATCATGGATGGCTCCTTCGCCAATCAGGTGCTGGCGCAGATCCACCTCTTCGAGGGCCGCTTCGCCGAGCTCGACGCCGCGGCCAAGCGCGAGGCGCTGACCCTCAGCGTGCTGCCGCGCCATCTCGATGAAGAAGTGGCGCGCTATATGGTCGAGGGATTCGGCGGCGTGGTGACCCAGATGACCCCCGCCCAGGCCGACTACCTGGGGCTGCCCGCCGAGGGACCCTTCAAGCCCGACAGCTACCGCTACTGA
- a CDS encoding methionine adenosyltransferase has protein sequence MSEYSLFTSESVSEGHPDKIADQISDAVLDAIIARDKQARVACETLVKTGVAIVAGEISTTAWVDLEALVREVITEIGYTSSDVGFDGETCGVLNLIGKQSVDIAQGVDRSKPEDQGAGDQGLMFGYATNETASYMPAPIHYAHRLVERQAELRKQGLLPWLRPDAKSQVTFRYDAEGKPCGVDAVVLSTQHDPEIEQEALRKMVKHEIIEQVLPAEWLDADTKYHINPTGKFVIGGPVGDCGLTGRKIIVDTYGGMARHGGGAFSGKDPSKVDRSAAYAGRYVAKNIVAAGLADKCEIQVSYAIGLAEPTSVSIDTFGTAKVADAKIIELVREHFDLRPHAITRMLDLLHPMYRLTAAYGHFGREPFETAYTWTDVDGREHTETFIAFPWEKVDKAEALKAAAGL, from the coding sequence ATGAGCGAATACTCCCTGTTCACCTCAGAGTCCGTCTCCGAGGGCCATCCCGACAAGATCGCCGATCAGATCTCCGACGCCGTACTGGACGCCATCATCGCCCGTGACAAGCAGGCCCGCGTGGCCTGCGAAACGCTGGTCAAGACCGGCGTGGCGATCGTCGCCGGCGAGATCTCGACTACCGCCTGGGTCGACCTCGAGGCGCTGGTACGCGAGGTGATCACCGAGATCGGCTATACCTCCTCGGACGTCGGCTTCGACGGCGAGACCTGCGGCGTGCTCAACCTGATCGGCAAGCAGAGCGTGGATATCGCCCAGGGCGTCGACCGCAGCAAGCCCGAGGACCAGGGCGCCGGCGATCAGGGCCTGATGTTCGGCTATGCCACCAACGAAACCGCCTCCTACATGCCGGCGCCGATCCACTACGCCCACCGGCTGGTGGAGCGCCAGGCCGAGCTGCGCAAGCAGGGCCTGCTGCCGTGGCTGCGCCCGGACGCCAAGAGCCAGGTGACCTTCCGCTATGACGCCGAGGGCAAGCCGTGCGGCGTCGATGCGGTGGTGCTCTCCACCCAGCATGACCCGGAGATCGAGCAGGAAGCGCTGCGCAAGATGGTCAAGCACGAGATCATCGAGCAGGTGCTGCCCGCCGAATGGCTCGACGCCGACACCAAGTATCACATCAACCCCACCGGCAAGTTCGTGATCGGCGGCCCGGTGGGTGACTGCGGCCTCACCGGGCGCAAGATCATCGTCGACACCTACGGCGGCATGGCGCGTCACGGCGGCGGCGCCTTCTCCGGCAAGGACCCCTCCAAGGTCGATCGCAGCGCCGCCTATGCCGGACGCTACGTGGCCAAGAACATCGTCGCCGCGGGGCTCGCCGACAAGTGCGAGATCCAGGTCTCCTACGCCATCGGCTTGGCCGAGCCGACCTCGGTATCGATCGATACCTTCGGCACCGCCAAGGTCGCCGACGCCAAGATCATCGAGCTGGTGCGTGAGCACTTCGACCTGCGGCCCCACGCCATTACCCGCATGCTCGACCTGCTGCACCCCATGTATCGCCTCACCGCGGCCTACGGCCACTTCGGCCGCGAGCCGTTCGAGACCGCCTATACCTGGACCGATGTCGACGGTCGTGAACACACCGAGACCTTCATCGCCTTCCCCTGGGAGAAGGTCGACAAGGCCGAGGCACTGAAGGCCGCCGCTGGCCTCTGA
- a CDS encoding transketolase, translating to MPSRFELANAIRALSMDAVQKAKSGHPGAPMGMADIAEVLWNDHLSHNPANPHWANRDRFVLSNGHGSMLLYSLLHLSGYELSLEDLQNFRQLHSKTPGHPELGYTAGVETTTGPLGQGLANAVGMAIAERTLAAQFNRPGHTVIDHRTWCFLGDGCLMEGISHEVASLAGTQGLGKLVAFYDDNGISIDGEVEGWFTDDTAKRFEAYGWHVVPNVDGHKPEEIQAAIELAKSHDDKPSLIICKTIIGFGAPNKQGKEECHGAALGDDEVAAARVQLDWPHAPFHVPEAIYQGWDATARGTEREQAWEANLARYAEAFPAEAAELKRRLNGELPSDLSSEKLIEQAQEKAESIASRKASLACLNELGPQLPELLGGSADLAPSNLTFWNGAKAISKDAADGNYLHYGVREFGMGAIMNGIAVHGGFVPYGATFLTFMEYMHNAVRMAALMQRQAIYVFTHDSIGLGEDGPTHQPIEQLGALRSTPNLATWRPADAVETAAAWDAALKRHSGPTALVLSRQNLPHQQRDKAQLANIERGGYVLRDCDGTPELILIATGSEVGLAMDAAAELEAKGRAVRVVSMPSTSTFDAQDADYRESVLPRSVTQRLAIEASHYAYWYKYVGLDGAIVGMQTFGESAPAGDLFQHFGFTVDNVVEQAEALLG from the coding sequence ATGCCGTCCCGTTTCGAACTGGCCAATGCCATTCGCGCGCTGTCCATGGATGCCGTACAGAAGGCCAAGTCCGGTCACCCCGGGGCCCCCATGGGCATGGCCGATATCGCCGAAGTGCTGTGGAACGACCACCTCAGCCACAACCCGGCCAACCCGCACTGGGCCAACCGCGACCGCTTCGTGCTCTCCAACGGCCACGGCTCGATGCTGCTCTACTCGCTGCTGCACCTGTCCGGCTATGAACTGAGCCTCGAGGACCTGCAGAACTTCCGCCAGCTGCACTCCAAGACCCCGGGCCACCCGGAGCTGGGCTACACCGCCGGCGTCGAGACCACCACCGGGCCGCTGGGCCAGGGCCTGGCCAACGCGGTGGGCATGGCCATCGCCGAACGCACCCTGGCGGCGCAGTTCAACCGCCCCGGCCATACCGTCATCGACCACCGCACCTGGTGCTTCCTCGGCGACGGCTGCCTGATGGAGGGCATCTCCCACGAAGTGGCGTCATTGGCCGGCACCCAGGGCCTGGGCAAGCTGGTGGCCTTCTATGACGACAACGGCATCTCCATCGACGGCGAGGTCGAGGGCTGGTTCACCGACGATACCGCCAAGCGCTTCGAGGCCTACGGCTGGCACGTGGTACCCAATGTCGACGGCCACAAGCCCGAAGAGATCCAGGCCGCCATCGAGCTGGCCAAGAGCCACGACGACAAGCCGAGCCTGATCATCTGCAAGACCATCATCGGCTTCGGCGCCCCCAACAAGCAGGGCAAGGAGGAGTGCCACGGCGCCGCCCTGGGCGACGACGAGGTGGCCGCAGCGCGTGTCCAGCTCGACTGGCCGCATGCCCCCTTCCATGTCCCGGAAGCGATCTACCAGGGCTGGGATGCCACGGCCCGCGGCACCGAGCGCGAGCAGGCGTGGGAGGCCAACCTGGCGCGCTACGCCGAGGCCTTCCCCGCCGAGGCCGCCGAGCTCAAGCGCCGCCTGAATGGCGAGCTGCCCAGCGACCTGAGCAGCGAGAAGCTCATCGAGCAAGCCCAGGAAAAGGCCGAGAGCATCGCCTCGCGCAAGGCCTCGCTGGCCTGCCTCAACGAGCTCGGCCCGCAGCTGCCCGAGCTGCTTGGCGGCAGCGCCGACCTGGCGCCCTCCAACCTGACCTTCTGGAACGGCGCCAAGGCGATCTCCAAGGACGCAGCGGACGGCAACTACCTGCACTACGGGGTGCGCGAGTTCGGCATGGGCGCGATCATGAACGGCATCGCCGTGCACGGCGGCTTCGTCCCCTACGGCGCGACCTTCCTGACCTTCATGGAGTACATGCACAACGCCGTGCGCATGGCGGCGCTGATGCAGCGCCAGGCGATCTACGTCTTCACCCATGACTCGATTGGCCTCGGCGAGGATGGCCCCACCCACCAGCCCATCGAACAGCTGGGTGCGCTGCGCTCGACGCCCAACCTGGCCACCTGGCGCCCCGCCGACGCGGTGGAGACCGCCGCCGCCTGGGATGCCGCCCTCAAGCGTCATAGCGGCCCCACCGCGCTGGTGCTGTCGCGCCAGAACCTGCCCCACCAGCAGCGCGACAAGGCACAGCTGGCCAATATCGAGCGCGGCGGCTATGTGCTGCGAGACTGCGACGGCACCCCGGAGCTGATCCTGATCGCCACCGGCTCCGAGGTCGGCCTGGCCATGGACGCCGCCGCCGAGCTCGAGGCCAAGGGCCGCGCGGTGCGGGTGGTGTCGATGCCCTCGACCAGCACCTTCGACGCCCAGGACGCCGACTACCGCGAGTCGGTACTGCCGCGCAGCGTGACCCAGCGCCTGGCCATCGAGGCCAGCCACTACGCCTACTGGTACAAGTACGTCGGCCTCGACGGCGCCATCGTCGGCATGCAGACCTTCGGCGAGTCGGCCCCCGCCGGCGACCTGTTCCAGCACTTCGGCTTCACCGTCGACAACGTCGTCGAGCAGGCCGAGGCGCTACTCGGCTGA
- a CDS encoding fructose-bisphosphate aldolase (catalyzes the formation of glycerone phosphate and D-glyceraldehyde 3-phosphate from D-fructose 1,6-bisphosphate), whose amino-acid sequence MTDIVALLGSDADSLLGHTCQGVRRDSLHLPGPDFIDRVMADSDRSPAVLRNLQAFFNHGRLAGTGYLSLLPVDQGIEHSAGASFAPNPRYFDPANIVELALEGGCNGVASTLGVLSSVARRYAHKIPMMLKLNHNETLSYPAIYDQTLFADVEQAHDMGCVAVGATIYFGSHESRRQIMEISEAFERAHQLGMVTVLWAYLRNPAFKHDGSDYHVAADLTSQANHLAATLKADIVKQKLPETNGGYRAVGFGHTHDKVYDELTSDHPIDLARYQVANCFMGRAGLINSGGGSKGHTDLGEAVRTAVINKRAGGMGLISGRKAFQKPVAEGVELLHAIQDVYLDKSVTVA is encoded by the coding sequence ATGACGGATATCGTCGCCTTGCTCGGCAGCGACGCCGACAGCCTGCTTGGCCACACCTGCCAGGGGGTGCGCCGCGATAGTCTGCATCTGCCCGGCCCCGACTTCATCGACCGGGTGATGGCCGACAGCGATCGTAGCCCGGCGGTACTACGTAACCTGCAAGCCTTCTTCAATCACGGACGGCTGGCGGGCACCGGCTACCTCAGCCTGCTGCCGGTAGACCAGGGTATCGAGCACTCGGCGGGGGCCTCTTTCGCGCCCAACCCGCGGTACTTCGACCCGGCCAACATCGTCGAGCTGGCGCTGGAGGGCGGCTGCAACGGCGTGGCCTCGACGCTGGGCGTACTGTCGTCGGTGGCGCGGCGCTACGCGCACAAGATCCCGATGATGCTCAAGCTCAACCACAACGAGACCCTGAGCTACCCGGCCATCTACGACCAGACGCTGTTCGCCGATGTCGAGCAGGCCCACGACATGGGCTGTGTGGCGGTAGGCGCGACCATCTACTTCGGTTCCCACGAGAGCCGTCGCCAGATCATGGAGATCAGCGAGGCCTTCGAGCGCGCCCACCAGCTGGGCATGGTCACGGTACTCTGGGCCTATCTGCGCAACCCGGCCTTCAAGCACGACGGCAGCGACTATCACGTCGCCGCCGACCTCACCAGCCAGGCCAACCACCTGGCGGCGACCCTCAAGGCCGATATCGTCAAGCAGAAGCTGCCCGAGACCAACGGCGGCTATCGCGCGGTGGGCTTCGGCCACACCCATGACAAGGTCTACGACGAGCTGACCAGCGATCACCCCATCGACCTGGCCCGCTACCAGGTGGCCAACTGCTTCATGGGCCGCGCCGGGCTGATCAACTCCGGCGGCGGCTCCAAGGGGCACACCGACCTCGGCGAGGCGGTACGCACCGCGGTGATCAACAAGCGTGCCGGCGGCATGGGTCTGATATCCGGGCGCAAGGCGTTCCAGAAGCCGGTGGCCGAGGGGGTCGAGCTGCTCCACGCCATCCAGGATGTGTACCTGGACAAGAGCGTAACCGTGGCTTGA
- a CDS encoding heat-shock protein — MSEVVHQHPRTQPDAQRDEGAAHTALAPAVDIVERADSLMLVADMPGVTHESLHLEVDNSVLSLEGEIQLSMPEGLTALHAEVSGQRFARRFTLSHEIDSEAISAQLDNGVLTVTLPKKDSHRVRRIEVKAA, encoded by the coding sequence ATGAGCGAGGTCGTACATCAACATCCGCGAACCCAGCCCGACGCCCAGCGCGACGAAGGTGCCGCGCACACCGCGCTGGCGCCGGCGGTGGATATCGTCGAGCGGGCGGATTCCCTCATGCTGGTTGCCGACATGCCCGGCGTGACCCACGAATCGCTGCATCTCGAGGTCGACAACAGCGTGCTGAGCCTGGAGGGCGAGATACAGCTGAGCATGCCCGAGGGGCTCACGGCGCTGCATGCCGAAGTCAGCGGCCAGCGCTTTGCGCGGCGCTTCACGCTCAGCCACGAGATCGACAGCGAGGCGATCTCGGCGCAGCTCGACAACGGCGTGCTGACGGTTACCCTGCCCAAGAAGGACAGCCACCGGGTACGCCGCATCGAGGTCAAGGCCGCGTAA
- a CDS encoding heat-shock protein Hsp20 → MFGDLKRFDSGASQRLDWFRQLMDEVFPDGRAADIRAVPRGSFPMINVARSDEAVRVYVFAAGVAPGDLTIDIQDNVLTLRGRREPLAANDAAESARPVFRRERASGEFVRAIALPDGLDAERAEARHANGVFEVVLPKREELKPRRIEVQVA, encoded by the coding sequence ATGTTCGGAGATCTCAAGCGTTTCGATAGCGGCGCCTCACAGCGCCTCGACTGGTTCCGTCAGCTGATGGACGAGGTGTTTCCCGACGGCCGCGCCGCCGATATCCGTGCCGTACCCCGCGGCAGCTTCCCGATGATCAACGTGGCGCGCAGCGACGAGGCGGTACGCGTCTACGTATTCGCCGCCGGCGTCGCACCGGGTGATCTGACCATCGATATACAGGACAACGTATTGACCCTGCGCGGCCGGCGCGAGCCACTCGCCGCCAACGACGCTGCCGAAAGTGCCCGCCCGGTATTCCGGCGCGAGCGTGCCAGCGGCGAGTTCGTGCGCGCGATTGCGCTACCCGATGGCCTGGACGCCGAACGCGCCGAGGCGCGCCACGCCAACGGGGTGTTCGAGGTCGTGCTGCCCAAGCGCGAGGAGCTGAAGCCACGGCGAATCGAGGTCCAGGTCGCATAG